In the genome of Enterococcus sp. DIV2402, the window GGTTGGTTGTAAAGTAATAAATAATACGAGAGAAAATAGAAACGCACCGATCGTCATTCCTAATGTTTGTTGATTGGCATCGCCACCAATTTTCCCACTAACTAGCCCAATACTTCCCCAAGCAAGCATTGGTACTAACGCAATTAAAATAGTCATATGAACTCCATTCTGTTAAAAATTAATAAAAATACCGTATTAGTCTAACAATGAATGCCTGATTATGACAAGAGTAACATGTGTTATATGAGAGAACTTTTAGCGTTCTTCTTCATAATAACTTAGCATAGGGAAAAATAAGATCATCTTGGTGCCGATACCCACTACAGATTCTGCGGTTAACTCCACTCCTAGTTGCTTCGCTAAATTTTTAGCCAAATATAATCCAAGTCCAGTTGAATGCGTCTGCGCGTTTCGACCATTTTGTCCAGTAAAACCTTTATCGAAAATTCGCCGCATATCTTCTTCTGGAATACCGATGCCGCTATCTTCAATTTCCAATTGCACCCCTTCGCGTTTCTTTTGCAAATGAATCGTAATGGTGCCATTTTCCAATGTATATTTAATTGCATTACTCAATAGCTGGCGAAAAATAAAACTAATCCATTTTGGGTCAGTCAATACCTGCTGATCCTCGCCTTCTACAGTGAAACGAATATTTTTTTGAATAAAATAATTGGCTTGACTCCGTAAGACAGGTTGAATTATTTGTTTAAGGGATGTTTCTTGAATTAAATAATCCTTCGTAAAACTATCCAAACGAGCGACATAAAGAACTTGGTCAACATATTCATCAATGCGATGCAATTCATTTTCTAATGCAATGTATTTATTATCATCAATATCAAATTCAATCGAGCGTAATAATAACTGACTAGCTGCTAACGGTACCTTGATTTCATGGACCCATGAATCAATATAATCTTTTTGTTCGTCTTGGTTGGTGACTACCTGTTGCATATTCTCTTGATGTTCACGAATGACTTGGTTAATAAATTCTTGTTCTAAACGCTCTTCTTTACTTCTGGCAGTTGAAAGATATTTTTGCAACACACTATCGCCTTTGTGAAAGGAAAGCTCTTGCCACCAACGTCGCTTCGATAAATAATGAACAGCTAACATAATGCCTAAAACCACACTTTGCATTAAAATTAAATACCAAAATGTCCCTGTACTTAGCTGCACACCAGGTGATAGCCAAATAACAAACATGGTTAGCACCACAAAAAGAAACCAGCCGATAAATACCCACCACTGATCTTTTAAATAGTTAAAAATATTCATCGCTCACCTCACGGAATAATATAGCCTTGACCAACCTTCGTCTCAATATATCCTTCGACTCCTGCTTGTTCGATTTTACGACGCAATCGATTGATATTCACCGTTAACGTATTATCATCCACGAAGCGTTCATCGTCCCATAGTGCGCGTAATAATTTCTCGCGACTCAAAATTTTCCCATGATTTTTCATTAAGATATACAATAAACGATATTCATTTTTACTTAAATCAATCACTTCCCCATTTACGTCAACACTACCGTTATCCACATTTAATACTAAACCATTGTGACTAATTGTCTCGCTATTGTTTTCAACATAATTATATGATCGACGCAACAATGCATTAATTTTGGCAACCAACACATCGAGTTCGAATGGTTTAGTAATAAAATCGTCCGCTCCCATATTCATCGCCATAATCATATCCATATTGGTATTTCGACTTGAAATAAAAATAATTGGAACTTTTGAGATCTCACGAATTTTTTGACACCAATAATATCCGTCAAACACTGGTAAATTAATATCCAATAAAATCAATTGAGGGTCTTCGGTTTTAAAATCCAACAAAACTTGATGAAAATCAGTCGTCCCAAATGTTTCAAATTGCCATTTTTCTAATTCTTCCATAATTAACTGACGAATCACTGCTTCGTCTTCTACAATCATAATTTTTGCCATGTTCGTGCCTCCTTGTCTTCTTTACTGTACCAAATTTCTAGTATTTAGACCATTGATAATCCATACAAAAAAGCCAAGAATTCTATTTCTAAAATTCTTGACTTTTTATTTAAATAAGTGGCAATAATTTTTCTTGATTAACCTCTTCATAAGCCTTTAAAAATTGATGAATTTCACGTAAGACACTTGGAATAATGCCAGCTTCATCATTTTCTACTTGTAAAACTAAGAGTGGTTCATGCAAGCTCATACGCAATAAGAACCAACCAGATCCAAAATCATCTGATAATTTAAAGCGAATACCTTCATCGTTTTCAGGGTCAACCGTCCAACCAGCAACTTGATGGTTAGCAAGATCTTGAATCACTGCTTCGCCTAGTTTACGATATTCATCGGCTTCCAATTTAAAACGTACTTCTTGTGCCTCGGCAGGTTGTTTTAAATCAGCAATTAAACCTTCCAATGTTTGATTTTCAGCTTGTAATTGTGGCAATAACATTAGAATTTTGGCAATCACATAGGCACCGTCATCTAAGAAATAATTTTCTTTAAAGGCCGCATGACCACTGGTTTCGATCGCTAGTTGAGAATCGATTCCGGCTTCATTTAACTGAATCGCTTTGTTAATGACATTCCTATACCCTGAAATGTAACGAACCTGTTTCCCATTTAGGGCTTCAATAAAGGCCTTTAAATGGTCTGTGGTTGGCGAATTGGTTACAATACTTGTTCCAGGATGTTCAGCTAACACAATTCGGCTCAAGACAGCAATTAAATTATTTCGATTTAACACATCTCCCGTTTTAGTAACAACTGCTGAACGATCGACATCCGTATCAAAAATAACACCTAAATCGGCTTGATTTGCTAAAACAGCTGCTTGAATACTTGCCATCGCCTCTTTGTTATCTGGATTGGGAATATGGTTAGGAAAATTCCCATCTGGTTCCAAAAATTGCGAACCAGTTGTGTCTGCTCCCAATGGTGCTAACACTTGATCTGCAAAGAAACCGCCAGCGCCATTTCCAGCATCTACAATAATGTTTAATCCTTTTAATGGTTCTTGCGGTGCGCCCTCAATTCCTTGACGAATTTTTTGAACTAAATCGTTGGCATACGGTGTTAAAATGTCGGCTTGGCGCACACTGCCTTTTTCGGCGTTAATTTCATCGGTATGACTTAAAATAAATTGAATATCTTCTTTTTCAGCGCCACCTTGGCGACTAAATATTTTGACACCATTAAAGTAATAAGGTAAGTGACTCGCTGTCAGCATGACACCTGCATGACAAGCAAATTCTGGAAATTGTGTACTCATAAACATTGCGGGAGTTGTCGCTAAATTAAAATCAATTACATCCACTCCTTGACGAGTCAGCGCATCAATTAAGGCTGTTTTTAGACTGGCTCCACTTAAACGACTGTCTTGCCCAATTCCAACAACAAGCGGTGTCTCATCTACTTTGGTACGTAACCAATGAATCAAACCTGAAGCAATTTTTTCCATCGCAGCTGGTGTTAAATTAGCTGGATACTCTTCGGTCGCAATCGCAATACCGCGAATGTCTGAACCATTTTGCAATTTTTCTAATGCTGTCATGTGTTTTCCCCCTTCAATCATGTTGCGCTTTCATTATAACAAAAAAAATCGCATCTATCGCGCTTTTTAGGTATTTTTTACTAAAAAGTTTGATAGATGCTTTTTTTAATTAGTATGAATCAAATCATATTGCGATTGATATAAATGATGATATTTGCCTTTTAGAGTCATCAATTCATCATGCGTTCCTGCTTCAACAATTTGTCCTTGATCTACATAAAAGATCTGAGAACTATTTTTAATTGTTGATAGTCGGTGAGCGATAATAAATGATGTCCGACCTTTTAATAATTCCTGCAACCCTTTTTGCAAAAGCTCTTCTGTTTTTGTATCAATGCTAGATGTTGCTTCATCTAAAATCAAGATTTTAGGATCTGCCAATAATGCACGTGCAAAAGAAATCAATTGACGTTGTCCTGCAGAAAGGGTGCTTCCTCTTTCTTCCACGACCGTTTGATAGCCATCTTTTAATTCTGAAATAAAGTCATGCGCACGTACAATTTTTGCTGCTGCAATGATCTCCTCTTCAGTTGCATCTAATTTTCCATAGCGAATATTTTCTAAAATCGTGCCACTGAAAACAAACGTATCCTGCAGCATCACACCCATTTGCGTTCTTAGAGAATGTAAGGTCACCTCTCTGACATCATAACCATCCACCTTGACGCTTCCTTCATTAACATCATAAAAACGACTCAATAGATTGATAATCGTGGTTTTCCCTGCTCCAGTTGGCCCCACTAATGCAATGGATTGCCCTGGATTAATATGAAACGACACATGATTTAAAATATTTTTGCCTTCTTCATAACGGAAAGTCACTTCATCAAAATCAACTTGTCCTTTAATCGATGGTAAAAGTTTCGCATCTGGCGCATCTTGAATATCCGGTACTTCATCCATTGTCTCAAAAATTCGTTCTAAATAAGCTGTTGCGGTTACTAAAGAGTTGTAAAAGTTCCCAATACTAATAACCGGATTCCAAAAATTATTAATATAACCAATAAACGCAATCAATGTCCCCGTTGAGACATCCACGCCCATTTGACGAATCCCTAAAAAATAAATCAAACAAGTGGTTAATACAGAGATATTTTGAACACCTGGCCATAATAAAAATTGGATTTTGACAGCGTGCATCCACGAGGTTCGAAATTCTTCACTGACTTCATTAAAAACTTCATAATTCTTTTTCTCACGTGCAAAAGATTGGGTAATTTTAATACCAGCAATACTTTCATGAATGTAGGCATTCAGATTGGATTGCTTATTACTCAACGCTTGATAAGCTTTTCGTTGCTGACTCGTAACTACCATCACCAAAACAAACAAGACTGGCAACAGCGCTAGACTGTATAAAGTTAATTTGACATCGATAAAAAACATAAAAATCAATGTAATAATCACACTAAAAATATCTGAAATTAAATTAATGAGACCGTTACTTAACAAATCACTTAATGTATTGATATAGTTGACCACGCGAATCAAAATTTTCCCGTGTGGACGATTATCAAAGTATGAAAACGGCAAGCGTTGCAAATGTTCAAAAATTGAAGAACGCATATCTTTTAAAATATCTTGACCGATTTCGGTAATCGCCAAAATTCGGTATTTCATACACCAGGCAATCACAACCAACGAGACTAAAAAGATTGCGCCTAACCCTAATAATAATTGAACGTTCCTTTGGGGAATGACATCGTCAATCGCAATTTTAGTGAAATAAGGTCCTAACATTCCAGCCGTATTTGCTAAAATAATGACAAATAGGACTTTAAAAATTGCTGTTTGATAAGGTTTGATATACCCTCCTAGTCGCTTATAATGCGACCAGTTAAATTCGCGGGTTAATTCCTCATCCACATCAAATTTATTTCGTGCCATCTATTCCACCTCCCCATCAACTAAACCCAGTTGTTTCTGATAAACATCATAATAAAAACCTTTTTTCGCAACCAGTTCTTGATGTGTTCCGGCTTCGATAACTCGTCCTTTTTCCATCATTAAAATCAAATTGGCTTCACGAACAGACGAAATCCGGTGAGCAATAATAAAGGTCGTTTTCGCATCCGTTAATGCAGTTAATTCTTTTTGAATTTTAGACTCTGTTTCCATATCCACCGCAGATGTTGTATCATCCAAAATCAAAATTGCTGGATCTTTCGCTAACGCTCGCGCTAGAGAAATCCGTTGTTTTTGCCCACCTGATAAACCAACACCACGTTCGCCGACAATCGTTTCATATCCTTCTGGCATTCGGCTGATAAAATGATGAGCATCAGCAATTTCAGCGACTCGTTGGATATAAGCTTCATCCGCATAAGGATTACCAAAAGCAATATTATCTTCAATCGTATCCGAAAATAAAAAGACATCTTGCATAACCATCGAAATATTTTCGCGTAATTGTCGGACTGGATAACTTTTCGCATCTTTCCCATCAATCAATACACGGCCATTAGTTGGATCATAAAACCGTGCCACTAAATTGACTAACGTTGTTTTACCTGAGCCGGTTTCACCTAAAATTCCTAAGGTTTGACCAGGGGCAATTTTAAATGAGACATCTTCTAAGACGTTACTATTTGGATCATCTGAGAAATGGAAAGAGACATGGTCGAATTCCACATATCCTTGAATAGTTACCTCATCTTCGCCTTCCACTGGAATGGTTGCTTGAGTATTCATCATTTGACGAATCTTAATACATGATGCAGAAAAACGTTGCACATCATTAATCAACCAGCCACTCATGCGCATAGGTTGATTGAGCATCCATAAAAAACCGTTAAAGGTAATCAGATTCCCTAGTGACATCTCCCCTTGAATGACAAACCAACCACCCAAAATCAAGGTCGTTAAATTTAAACTGCCTGCGAGCATATCCAACCAAGGTAAATATTTTGCCGATACTTTAGCAGATTCCATGTTTTTTTGTTTATAATCTTCATTGTAAGCATGGAATTTTTCAATTTCATAAGGCTCTCTAGCAAATGCTTTAACGACACGGTTCCCACCAATATTTTCTTCTACCATCGAATTCAAACGAGAAAAACTTTCACGAATTTCAAAGAAGACTGGATGCGCTTCTTTTGACATTTTCATCGTTAAGAAATAAATAATTGGCGTAATCACCACTAATGCAACCATTAAAGGAAAATTAATGGTTCCCATCATAATGATAGCTGTCGCAAACCATAACACACATTCAATAATGTTATAAGACACCCACGAAACAAAATGACGAATAGCATCCGTATCTCCAGTCATTCGTGCCATAATATCGCCTACACGTGTATGGTTAAAAAAGTCAAAATCTAATTCTTGTAGCTTTTTATACATATCTTTCCGTAATTGAAACAATACATTTTGACCAATACGCTCAAAAATCATTTGATACGCATAACGAACAATGGTCCTAAAAAGTGTAATCCCAATCATCACGCCTAGTAGCGGCAACAATAATTGACCTTTTCCTTGTTCAATAACTTGATCGACCAGCATCCCTGAAACAACTGGATTTACGATAATTAAAATGGAATTCACGACCACAAAAATAAGAGCTATAAGCAGACGAACTTTATAAACTTTGGCGTAATTCCAAATCCATTGGAAATTATTCATAGACATCCCTCCAAACTGTCCTTTGTATTCACTATCATACCGTTATAATTTTCAATTAGAATGGAATATTCTAGTTAGAAAGATGGAGATTTTTGCCATATTTAAAATAGGTATTTTCTGCTTTTCATTAATCAAGTTGTTATTTTACGCTATAATAAAAAAAAGAGGTGAGTGAATGGACATCCAAGAGTTTAATCCAAAAATTTATTATGCATTTGATGTGTGGAATCCTGAAAACAATGCCAACGGGAAACACCATCATGATTTTTTCGAAATTTCTATTATTTTAGAAGGTGAAGCATCTTATTTTTTTAACCAGC includes:
- the sapS gene encoding two-component system sensor histidine kinase SapS translates to MNIFNYLKDQWWVFIGWFLFVVLTMFVIWLSPGVQLSTGTFWYLILMQSVVLGIMLAVHYLSKRRWWQELSFHKGDSVLQKYLSTARSKEERLEQEFINQVIREHQENMQQVVTNQDEQKDYIDSWVHEIKVPLAASQLLLRSIEFDIDDNKYIALENELHRIDEYVDQVLYVARLDSFTKDYLIQETSLKQIIQPVLRSQANYFIQKNIRFTVEGEDQQVLTDPKWISFIFRQLLSNAIKYTLENGTITIHLQKKREGVQLEIEDSGIGIPEEDMRRIFDKGFTGQNGRNAQTHSTGLGLYLAKNLAKQLGVELTAESVVGIGTKMILFFPMLSYYEEER
- the sapR gene encoding two-component system response regulator SapR; the protein is MAKIMIVEDEAVIRQLIMEELEKWQFETFGTTDFHQVLLDFKTEDPQLILLDINLPVFDGYYWCQKIREISKVPIIFISSRNTNMDMIMAMNMGADDFITKPFELDVLVAKINALLRRSYNYVENNSETISHNGLVLNVDNGSVDVNGEVIDLSKNEYRLLYILMKNHGKILSREKLLRALWDDERFVDDNTLTVNINRLRRKIEQAGVEGYIETKVGQGYIIP
- a CDS encoding phosphomannomutase/phosphoglucomutase — encoded protein: MTALEKLQNGSDIRGIAIATEEYPANLTPAAMEKIASGLIHWLRTKVDETPLVVGIGQDSRLSGASLKTALIDALTRQGVDVIDFNLATTPAMFMSTQFPEFACHAGVMLTASHLPYYFNGVKIFSRQGGAEKEDIQFILSHTDEINAEKGSVRQADILTPYANDLVQKIRQGIEGAPQEPLKGLNIIVDAGNGAGGFFADQVLAPLGADTTGSQFLEPDGNFPNHIPNPDNKEAMASIQAAVLANQADLGVIFDTDVDRSAVVTKTGDVLNRNNLIAVLSRIVLAEHPGTSIVTNSPTTDHLKAFIEALNGKQVRYISGYRNVINKAIQLNEAGIDSQLAIETSGHAAFKENYFLDDGAYVIAKILMLLPQLQAENQTLEGLIADLKQPAEAQEVRFKLEADEYRKLGEAVIQDLANHQVAGWTVDPENDEGIRFKLSDDFGSGWFLLRMSLHEPLLVLQVENDEAGIIPSVLREIHQFLKAYEEVNQEKLLPLI
- a CDS encoding ABC transporter ATP-binding protein — protein: MARNKFDVDEELTREFNWSHYKRLGGYIKPYQTAIFKVLFVIILANTAGMLGPYFTKIAIDDVIPQRNVQLLLGLGAIFLVSLVVIAWCMKYRILAITEIGQDILKDMRSSIFEHLQRLPFSYFDNRPHGKILIRVVNYINTLSDLLSNGLINLISDIFSVIITLIFMFFIDVKLTLYSLALLPVLFVLVMVVTSQQRKAYQALSNKQSNLNAYIHESIAGIKITQSFAREKKNYEVFNEVSEEFRTSWMHAVKIQFLLWPGVQNISVLTTCLIYFLGIRQMGVDVSTGTLIAFIGYINNFWNPVISIGNFYNSLVTATAYLERIFETMDEVPDIQDAPDAKLLPSIKGQVDFDEVTFRYEEGKNILNHVSFHINPGQSIALVGPTGAGKTTIINLLSRFYDVNEGSVKVDGYDVREVTLHSLRTQMGVMLQDTFVFSGTILENIRYGKLDATEEEIIAAAKIVRAHDFISELKDGYQTVVEERGSTLSAGQRQLISFARALLADPKILILDEATSSIDTKTEELLQKGLQELLKGRTSFIIAHRLSTIKNSSQIFYVDQGQIVEAGTHDELMTLKGKYHHLYQSQYDLIHTN
- a CDS encoding ABC transporter ATP-binding protein; the protein is MNNFQWIWNYAKVYKVRLLIALIFVVVNSILIIVNPVVSGMLVDQVIEQGKGQLLLPLLGVMIGITLFRTIVRYAYQMIFERIGQNVLFQLRKDMYKKLQELDFDFFNHTRVGDIMARMTGDTDAIRHFVSWVSYNIIECVLWFATAIIMMGTINFPLMVALVVITPIIYFLTMKMSKEAHPVFFEIRESFSRLNSMVEENIGGNRVVKAFAREPYEIEKFHAYNEDYKQKNMESAKVSAKYLPWLDMLAGSLNLTTLILGGWFVIQGEMSLGNLITFNGFLWMLNQPMRMSGWLINDVQRFSASCIKIRQMMNTQATIPVEGEDEVTIQGYVEFDHVSFHFSDDPNSNVLEDVSFKIAPGQTLGILGETGSGKTTLVNLVARFYDPTNGRVLIDGKDAKSYPVRQLRENISMVMQDVFLFSDTIEDNIAFGNPYADEAYIQRVAEIADAHHFISRMPEGYETIVGERGVGLSGGQKQRISLARALAKDPAILILDDTTSAVDMETESKIQKELTALTDAKTTFIIAHRISSVREANLILMMEKGRVIEAGTHQELVAKKGFYYDVYQKQLGLVDGEVE